One genomic segment of Acidobacteriota bacterium includes these proteins:
- a CDS encoding tetratricopeptide repeat protein, producing the protein MGFFDRWFRRDPEATLATAEELLERGNLLRARQLAEGLQASHGGSVRERAQTITRKARRAMLESTLENATLAEEQGQLVEAGDWLRSALEHAIGTDREDAVREQLARVARKQAAAPEFVLEPEIPSAHDPGDPHGDGFDADTLFATWVDSLAPQAAQRYAHRESAFREAVVDVNEGNPEAALEAFNALIEETPGDPILHFERGRARLVAGEPLAAREDFEIAWEGLGSETLDRADELSVPRLWAEASLEAGEPEAMVERFSDPLLEEPTAGGAVIAELFGFALLNTERYADAQRVLTAAAHHFPRVQAFPYLLARAHEALGQPDDAIDCLEVAIAPSCASGNCSRPPLHLPSLRALARLQLQQEPPNIERAGELLTFLSAAKQGQLGESDLRLVARYEEAAGNPEAAKKAISAAEYVAAQTAIDDEI; encoded by the coding sequence ATGGGATTCTTCGATCGCTGGTTCCGCCGCGACCCGGAAGCGACCCTCGCCACCGCCGAGGAGCTCCTGGAGCGTGGCAACCTGCTGCGCGCGCGCCAGCTCGCCGAGGGCTTGCAAGCGAGCCACGGGGGTTCGGTGCGGGAACGCGCCCAAACGATCACTCGCAAGGCGCGGCGAGCGATGCTCGAGTCCACCCTCGAGAACGCCACCCTGGCCGAAGAGCAGGGCCAGCTCGTCGAGGCCGGTGACTGGCTGCGATCGGCCCTCGAGCACGCCATCGGCACCGACCGGGAAGACGCCGTGAGGGAGCAGCTCGCGCGCGTCGCCCGCAAGCAGGCGGCGGCCCCGGAGTTCGTGCTCGAGCCGGAGATTCCGAGTGCCCACGATCCCGGCGATCCGCACGGCGATGGGTTCGACGCCGACACCCTCTTCGCCACCTGGGTCGACTCCCTGGCACCGCAAGCCGCCCAGCGCTACGCCCACCGCGAGAGCGCGTTTCGTGAAGCCGTCGTCGACGTCAACGAGGGCAACCCGGAAGCCGCCCTCGAGGCCTTCAACGCGCTGATCGAGGAAACCCCCGGCGACCCGATCCTGCATTTCGAGCGCGGCCGAGCCCGGCTAGTGGCCGGTGAGCCGCTGGCCGCCCGCGAAGACTTCGAGATCGCCTGGGAAGGTCTCGGGTCAGAAACCCTGGACCGCGCCGACGAGCTCTCCGTACCCCGCCTGTGGGCCGAGGCCAGCCTCGAAGCCGGGGAGCCGGAAGCCATGGTCGAGCGTTTCTCGGACCCCTTGCTCGAAGAACCCACCGCCGGCGGCGCGGTGATCGCGGAGCTCTTCGGATTCGCTCTCCTCAACACCGAGCGCTACGCCGACGCCCAGCGGGTGCTCACCGCCGCAGCGCACCACTTCCCGAGGGTTCAGGCCTTTCCCTATCTTCTGGCGCGCGCCCACGAAGCCCTTGGACAGCCGGACGACGCCATCGACTGCCTGGAAGTGGCCATCGCTCCGAGCTGCGCCTCCGGCAATTGCTCCCGGCCGCCCCTTCACCTCCCTTCCCTGCGCGCTCTGGCGCGACTACAGCTTCAGCAAGAACCCCCCAATATCGAGCGCGCCGGCGAGCTCCTGACCTTCCTGTCGGCCGCAAAGCAGGGGCAGCTCGGCGAATCGGACCTACGGCTGGTGGCTCGCTACGAAGAAGCCGCCGGCAATCCGGAAGCGGCCAAGAAGGCGATTTCGGCGGCCGAGTACGTCGCCGCCCAGACGGCGATCGACGACGAAATCTGA
- a CDS encoding DUF4038 domain-containing protein has protein sequence MPRSFASILLAGLCFLLTPAARGQIPDDVDPWRRWETVITSSTDFTQGGGNPYRDLVLQIEFRQRHGTQAFVQDAFWTGPSSPRDFKVRTMLPPGTWDWMVVGCTGTTGGQSCASGVSWTPASGTIQVDPDPTPPSTTVRLYQRGALKQLGVIGPGSQRFTDLWYDDGTNFFWAGDTAWTAPARTIDAGLPSGLWSSYLATRRQQSFTTILIAPSVAWQPQSPQTWPALPTAVSFSFDQIPGCAGQPIPNACSTPVEGYWRDFDAMIQEANDQDLLVTIVGLIDPVGLGANGTYPEMAHARAFARYLAARLAGNHVVFSPGFDTKVGDLVFNSPSGSSAITAGDSMDAVGQELRRATPRHLVTNHLAGRSPCEDYLAFESSSWMTFYLFQSGHAKGNGPLGGLCPGRSAGESAYRGAIRRARTMPLVLAAESDPEMPVINGEGPYDGLESSHSSPPNILPDTRYGVRQAAHLSLLSGATGFTYGVDRIWAWHDPGAYFQLPSANDMKRLFERFTSFASNGEFIPLQPNHQWIVGQGSGTPDELRKVLATYGSDLVVAYLPSDPASSEITISNQGISDLSCDSGTWTITWLDPRSNALNIPVHCSSTQGGTAVTLTKPGTAFCNLANANCDWLLTIERNDPGSGGGGQQGSPLEARDDHWTAVGGLVARPGENLRLPTSILDNDQPPGGVWTLGIEPTGSTAGTVQACGTGTSGVSLCYTPPAAGFSGEDTFRYTIGPDGEISPTASALITVLVEATRPPIAGDDEISIPAGATSWVIPDSLLLTNDSDPDGQPLAVCGQSYEYGFGTLVREADSFVYTPGSLFPIAGSDAFQYTICDESDMTAEAWVRLSTPASQPVVFEDALESGDLGSWTSTYVPQGGSVEANAEGALNGAFGLSVESEPGTTFAFAQSSAPEAEDHLHLFLQLDAVGLDMAEGDSFIVASALGRNGNVFDLRISRHPGGFRLRTFAFGETTSSTPWHFIPDGPVPLRLEWWAASHPDAEDGGLRLWLGHQPIGLMLDLDNAGKVVDTLRAGIAGGLDSGTSGRFALDTFRLWRGSCSRTPVFFDDLESQSLNAWSSTQVSNGGQLLVSAQAALEGDAGLAVEAVAGSTFVFAASSAPSGENPLEVFFRIDPNSLAMNTGSTHGVAAAMTATGATAFDVRLGRSASGYRLRAMARDDNGGVFLTPWTAIADAAVTVRIEHQTGSTPGSSDGSLRWWIDGVAAGVIPDLDNSQRSVETFRVGVVSGLDPRSVGTTHFDDVRIWSPSCP, from the coding sequence ATGCCGCGCAGTTTCGCCTCCATCCTCCTCGCAGGCCTATGCTTTCTCCTGACTCCCGCAGCCCGTGGACAGATCCCCGACGACGTCGATCCATGGCGCCGCTGGGAGACCGTGATCACCAGCTCCACCGACTTCACCCAAGGCGGTGGCAATCCGTACCGAGACCTCGTCCTTCAAATCGAGTTCCGACAGCGCCACGGAACCCAGGCCTTCGTCCAAGACGCGTTCTGGACCGGCCCCTCGTCGCCTCGGGACTTCAAGGTTCGAACCATGTTGCCACCGGGCACTTGGGACTGGATGGTCGTCGGCTGTACCGGTACGACGGGAGGACAGAGCTGCGCCAGCGGAGTGTCGTGGACTCCCGCCTCGGGAACCATCCAGGTCGACCCGGACCCCACACCACCTTCCACCACCGTTCGCCTCTACCAACGCGGCGCTCTCAAGCAGCTCGGCGTGATCGGCCCGGGGTCCCAGCGCTTCACGGATCTCTGGTACGACGACGGCACCAATTTCTTCTGGGCTGGCGACACGGCCTGGACCGCTCCAGCCCGAACCATCGATGCCGGCCTGCCCTCGGGCCTGTGGAGCTCCTACCTCGCCACGCGCCGGCAACAGAGCTTCACCACCATCCTCATCGCTCCGTCGGTCGCCTGGCAGCCGCAGTCTCCCCAGACCTGGCCGGCTCTGCCGACCGCCGTCAGCTTTTCCTTCGATCAGATCCCTGGCTGTGCCGGCCAGCCGATACCCAACGCTTGCTCGACACCGGTCGAGGGCTACTGGCGGGATTTCGACGCCATGATCCAGGAAGCCAATGACCAAGACCTCTTGGTGACGATTGTTGGATTGATCGATCCGGTGGGTTTGGGAGCGAACGGTACCTATCCGGAGATGGCCCACGCCCGAGCCTTCGCCCGCTACCTCGCCGCTCGCCTGGCCGGAAACCACGTGGTCTTCTCTCCAGGGTTCGACACCAAGGTCGGAGACCTGGTCTTCAACTCACCCAGCGGTTCGAGCGCGATCACCGCCGGTGACTCCATGGACGCTGTCGGCCAGGAGCTCCGACGGGCGACGCCACGGCACCTGGTGACCAACCACCTCGCGGGCCGCAGCCCCTGCGAGGACTATCTGGCATTCGAATCATCGAGCTGGATGACCTTCTATCTCTTCCAAAGTGGCCACGCCAAGGGCAACGGACCCTTGGGTGGACTCTGTCCGGGCCGCAGTGCCGGTGAAAGTGCCTACCGCGGCGCCATCCGCCGAGCTCGAACGATGCCCCTTGTGCTGGCCGCTGAAAGCGACCCCGAGATGCCGGTCATCAACGGTGAAGGGCCCTACGACGGCCTCGAGTCGAGCCACTCCAGTCCGCCCAACATCCTTCCCGACACCCGCTACGGCGTGCGCCAGGCCGCCCATCTCAGTCTCCTTTCCGGAGCCACCGGATTCACCTACGGGGTCGACCGCATCTGGGCTTGGCACGATCCCGGGGCCTACTTTCAACTGCCCTCGGCAAACGACATGAAGCGACTGTTCGAGCGCTTCACATCCTTCGCCTCGAACGGCGAATTCATCCCCCTCCAGCCCAACCACCAGTGGATCGTCGGCCAGGGCTCCGGAACCCCTGACGAGCTCCGCAAAGTGCTCGCCACCTACGGCAGCGACCTGGTGGTCGCCTATCTGCCGAGCGATCCAGCCTCGTCCGAAATCACCATTTCGAACCAGGGAATCTCCGATCTCTCGTGCGACTCGGGCACGTGGACCATCACTTGGCTCGATCCGCGCAGCAATGCTCTCAACATTCCCGTCCATTGCTCCTCGACACAAGGCGGCACCGCCGTCACCTTGACCAAGCCTGGAACGGCTTTCTGCAACCTTGCAAACGCCAATTGCGACTGGCTGTTGACGATCGAGCGCAACGACCCGGGCTCGGGCGGCGGAGGTCAGCAAGGCTCCCCGCTGGAGGCCCGGGACGACCACTGGACCGCGGTCGGCGGTCTTGTCGCGCGCCCCGGCGAGAACCTTCGCTTGCCGACCAGCATCCTCGACAACGACCAGCCGCCGGGCGGCGTCTGGACCCTGGGAATCGAGCCAACGGGAAGCACCGCAGGAACCGTCCAAGCCTGCGGCACCGGAACGTCCGGTGTCAGCCTCTGCTACACGCCACCGGCCGCCGGATTTTCGGGAGAGGACACCTTCCGCTACACCATCGGTCCGGACGGCGAGATCTCGCCGACCGCGAGCGCCCTGATCACGGTCCTGGTCGAAGCGACGCGGCCCCCGATCGCCGGCGACGATGAGATCTCGATTCCGGCCGGAGCCACCTCTTGGGTCATCCCCGACTCGCTGTTGCTGACCAATGACTCGGATCCGGACGGCCAGCCTCTGGCCGTCTGCGGACAGAGCTACGAGTACGGCTTCGGAACTCTGGTCCGCGAAGCCGACTCCTTCGTCTACACCCCGGGTTCCCTCTTTCCTATCGCCGGAAGCGACGCCTTTCAGTACACGATTTGTGACGAATCCGACATGACCGCCGAAGCCTGGGTCCGTCTCTCCACCCCAGCTTCCCAACCGGTGGTCTTCGAAGACGCCCTCGAGAGCGGAGATCTGGGCTCCTGGACCTCGACCTACGTTCCACAGGGCGGCTCGGTGGAGGCCAATGCCGAAGGAGCTCTCAACGGCGCCTTCGGACTCTCCGTAGAGAGCGAGCCCGGGACGACCTTCGCCTTCGCCCAGTCTTCAGCCCCCGAGGCCGAAGACCATCTACACCTCTTTCTTCAACTCGATGCCGTGGGCCTCGACATGGCCGAGGGCGACAGCTTCATCGTCGCCTCCGCTCTCGGACGGAACGGCAACGTCTTCGACCTGAGGATCTCCAGGCATCCCGGCGGCTTTCGACTCCGAACCTTCGCCTTCGGAGAAACCACTTCGAGCACCCCGTGGCACTTCATTCCCGACGGACCAGTGCCGCTGCGTCTCGAGTGGTGGGCAGCGAGCCATCCCGACGCCGAAGACGGCGGTCTCCGACTGTGGCTGGGGCACCAGCCGATCGGCCTGATGCTCGACCTCGACAACGCCGGCAAAGTCGTCGACACCCTGCGCGCCGGCATCGCCGGGGGTCTCGACTCCGGCACCAGCGGCCGGTTCGCTCTCGACACTTTTCGCTTGTGGAGAGGGAGCTGCAGCCGCACGCCGGTGTTCTTCGATGATCTCGAGTCGCAGAGCCTGAACGCCTGGAGCAGCACTCAGGTATCGAACGGTGGCCAGCTGCTGGTCAGCGCCCAAGCTGCCCTCGAGGGCGACGCGGGCCTGGCGGTCGAAGCGGTCGCGGGATCGACCTTCGTGTTCGCCGCCAGCTCGGCACCGAGCGGCGAGAATCCCCTCGAGGTCTTCTTTCGAATCGATCCCAACAGCCTCGCCATGAACACTGGCAGCACCCACGGCGTCGCCGCCGCCATGACCGCGACCGGCGCCACCGCCTTCGACGTTCGACTCGGCCGATCCGCCAGCGGCTATCGACTGCGCGCGATGGCGCGCGACGACAACGGAGGCGTCTTCTTGACTCCTTGGACTGCCATCGCCGACGCCGCCGTGACGGTGAGGATCGAGCACCAGACCGGCAGCACGCCAGGATCGTCCGACGGCTCACTGCGTTGGTGGATCGATGGCGTAGCCGCCGGAGTGATCCCCGATCTCGACAACTCGCAGCGCTCGGTCGAAACCTTTCGGGTAGGTGTCGTCAGTGGCCTCGATCCCAGAAGCGTCGGAACCACCCACTTCGATGACGTTCGGATCTGGTCGCCAAGCTGTCCGTGA
- a CDS encoding tetratricopeptide repeat protein, which produces MSTSHSPNEPFLLGDWTVEPTAGTLRRGGTLRRLRPQEMDLLVALAERRGRVVPHEELMTTIWRGAVVEEGALARCVSLIRKALGDQARQPRFIETVPKRGYRLIADVRWSPDSLRASGREPAVAPPRHQPLSPADGRWRWLTLSLLVVGAVGWLGWQSWRDSPQAGVAPVLEAEAPTVAVRSFEDLSGREELAWLSRGLAEMVATELALSPRAQLLPRELVEGRGSEPGTPPAELGAALEVRGSFLVEGNGIRLDLQLREVEGGRVVAGVVEGGELSDLAGLVRQAGSSLRQRLPGAADDGGEERAALPDDPEAIRLYTDGLLQLGHFRPRAARESFERALAIQPDQPFTQLALADALQSLGRAREASEVATSARAASARLPVNQRLWIEARSLGVAARWKEASVVFRRLWDAFPENLEYGLGYTNSLTQARDFHGALEALAELRGRLGPGDLDPRIDYHEALTARLMGRQERARGAAERAAAGARQRSDVHLEARALHLLGASLYALDLPDEAMAKQLRSLESFRAVGDQRGIAWCQTMLGRWSYHEGKLTAADEHFADALATFQGSGDEKAAAVVSRQRAEVDLVRQRNQPALEALESALATFQALNDDFEQAQTYNSLGIAFNQLGRRAEAVEAYTQAHALYRRTGNQEMEASTLYNLATVQMSQGRWRDAAERFRQTEVSFRDLGNRYALANVLFSVSLSGMYLGNLEAAEQAAVESVALAREIQNPRLLAQCLIQRSRVFSLRGHHGEALAAADELGKILGDLDEPGFEAEGQRAMYRVRFAAGEGEAAAVAIRRAMALHEDSYRDPYFLARALLAAGRPVAASRALPGGEIAGGPVDLIENSLIIADVRRANGQPSAARDLLLRALPLAKEGGLWWLVVQTEGRLLLLDLQEREDPAAAERLITLLEELRSRSYEMSASWLEGELRRLPPGRAPGFAAEELD; this is translated from the coding sequence ATGAGCACATCTCATTCCCCGAACGAGCCCTTTCTCCTCGGCGATTGGACCGTCGAGCCGACCGCCGGCACCCTGCGGCGCGGAGGGACTCTGCGTCGCCTCCGGCCTCAGGAGATGGACCTGCTGGTGGCTTTGGCCGAGCGCCGCGGTCGGGTGGTGCCCCACGAAGAGCTGATGACCACCATCTGGCGCGGTGCGGTGGTCGAGGAAGGTGCCCTGGCGCGCTGTGTCTCCCTGATCCGCAAGGCCTTGGGCGACCAGGCCCGGCAGCCGCGCTTCATCGAAACCGTTCCGAAGCGCGGTTACCGCTTGATCGCCGACGTGCGTTGGTCGCCAGACTCGCTGCGCGCGAGCGGTAGGGAGCCGGCCGTAGCTCCACCGCGCCACCAGCCGCTGTCGCCGGCCGACGGGCGCTGGCGCTGGCTGACCCTGAGCCTGCTGGTGGTGGGGGCGGTCGGTTGGCTCGGCTGGCAGTCTTGGCGGGATTCGCCGCAGGCCGGCGTGGCGCCGGTCCTCGAGGCCGAAGCTCCGACCGTTGCCGTGCGGAGCTTCGAGGACCTGTCGGGCCGTGAGGAGCTCGCCTGGCTGTCCCGCGGACTGGCCGAGATGGTGGCCACCGAGCTCGCCCTGTCGCCGCGAGCACAGCTCTTGCCCCGCGAGCTCGTCGAAGGTCGTGGCTCGGAACCCGGGACCCCGCCGGCGGAGCTCGGAGCAGCCCTCGAGGTGCGGGGGTCGTTTCTGGTCGAAGGGAACGGCATCCGACTGGATCTACAGCTCCGCGAAGTCGAAGGCGGCCGCGTCGTCGCCGGCGTGGTCGAGGGCGGAGAGCTTTCCGATCTCGCTGGCTTGGTGCGCCAGGCCGGGAGCTCCCTGCGCCAGCGATTGCCGGGCGCCGCCGACGATGGCGGCGAGGAACGGGCGGCCCTGCCGGACGATCCCGAGGCGATTCGCCTTTACACCGACGGGCTGCTCCAGCTCGGCCACTTTCGGCCACGGGCGGCGCGCGAGTCCTTCGAGAGGGCGCTCGCCATTCAACCGGACCAGCCCTTCACTCAACTGGCTCTGGCCGACGCGCTGCAGTCCCTGGGGCGGGCCCGGGAGGCCAGCGAAGTGGCGACCTCGGCGCGGGCTGCTTCGGCCCGGCTGCCGGTCAATCAGCGGCTTTGGATCGAGGCCCGGTCCCTGGGCGTCGCGGCGCGTTGGAAAGAGGCGTCGGTGGTCTTTCGACGCCTGTGGGATGCCTTCCCTGAGAACCTCGAGTACGGCCTCGGCTACACCAACAGCCTGACCCAAGCCCGCGACTTCCATGGCGCCCTGGAGGCCCTGGCGGAGCTCAGGGGGCGCCTCGGGCCGGGGGATCTCGATCCGCGGATCGACTATCACGAGGCCTTGACGGCTCGATTGATGGGGCGGCAAGAGCGGGCGCGCGGAGCCGCGGAGCGAGCCGCTGCCGGCGCTCGCCAGCGTTCCGACGTCCACCTCGAAGCGCGGGCCTTGCACCTGCTCGGAGCCAGCCTCTACGCCCTCGATCTCCCCGACGAAGCGATGGCGAAGCAACTCCGCTCACTGGAGAGCTTCCGCGCCGTTGGCGATCAGCGCGGCATTGCCTGGTGCCAGACCATGCTGGGCCGGTGGAGCTATCACGAGGGCAAGCTCACGGCCGCCGACGAGCACTTTGCCGATGCCCTCGCCACTTTCCAAGGATCGGGAGATGAGAAAGCCGCAGCGGTGGTCAGCCGCCAGCGGGCCGAGGTCGACCTCGTCCGCCAGCGCAATCAGCCGGCCCTCGAGGCGCTGGAGTCGGCCCTCGCCACTTTCCAGGCGCTGAATGACGACTTTGAGCAGGCTCAGACCTACAACTCCCTCGGCATTGCCTTCAATCAACTCGGTCGCCGCGCCGAGGCGGTCGAGGCCTACACCCAGGCCCACGCCCTCTACCGCCGAACCGGAAATCAGGAGATGGAGGCTTCCACCCTTTACAACCTGGCCACGGTTCAGATGAGTCAGGGGCGTTGGCGCGATGCCGCCGAGCGCTTCCGCCAAACGGAAGTCAGCTTTCGCGACCTTGGCAACAGGTATGCCTTGGCTAACGTCCTGTTCTCGGTGTCCCTGTCGGGAATGTACCTGGGGAATCTTGAGGCCGCGGAGCAGGCCGCCGTCGAAAGTGTCGCCCTGGCGCGCGAGATTCAGAATCCGCGCCTCTTGGCCCAGTGTTTGATCCAGCGGTCTCGGGTCTTCTCGCTCCGTGGTCATCATGGCGAGGCCCTGGCGGCCGCCGACGAGCTCGGCAAGATCCTCGGTGATCTCGATGAGCCGGGCTTCGAAGCCGAGGGCCAACGTGCGATGTATCGCGTGCGCTTCGCCGCCGGGGAAGGCGAAGCGGCAGCGGTGGCGATTCGCCGCGCCATGGCGTTGCACGAGGACTCCTACCGCGATCCCTACTTTCTCGCCCGGGCGCTCTTGGCTGCCGGTCGGCCGGTCGCAGCCTCGAGGGCCTTGCCGGGCGGGGAGATCGCCGGAGGTCCGGTCGACCTGATCGAAAACAGCTTGATCATCGCCGATGTCCGACGCGCCAACGGACAGCCCTCGGCAGCCCGCGACCTTTTGCTCCGGGCTTTGCCGCTGGCGAAGGAGGGCGGCCTGTGGTGGTTGGTCGTCCAGACCGAGGGGAGACTCCTCCTTCTCGACCTTCAGGAACGCGAAGATCCGGCCGCCGCCGAGCGCCTCATCACCTTGCTGGAAGAGCTGCGCTCGCGTTCTTACGAGATGTCAGCCTCCTGGCTCGAGGGCGAGCTGCGGCGCCTGCCGCCGGGACGAGCTCCCGGTTTCGCTGCGGAGGAGCTTGATTGA
- a CDS encoding ABC transporter ATP-binding protein produces MLEVDNIHKSFTLGGETVEVLRGVTFQLQAGEALAVIGPSGSGKSTLLHLLGTLDQPTAGSFRLDGDDPSKLSEPQLARFRNQRIGFIFQEHRLLPQYSVLENVLLPTFAFPGDREGQLARARQLLDRVGLSPRLNHRPAELSGGERQRVAVARALIQKPRLLLCDEPTGSLDGATATAVADLLFELHREEDNVLVVVTHSRELAERCERTCRLTEGRCSAA; encoded by the coding sequence ATGCTCGAAGTCGACAACATTCACAAGAGCTTTACCCTCGGTGGCGAGACCGTCGAAGTGCTGCGCGGCGTCACCTTTCAACTGCAGGCCGGCGAAGCCCTGGCGGTGATCGGTCCGTCCGGCTCCGGCAAGAGCACGCTGCTGCATCTGCTCGGCACCCTCGACCAGCCGACCGCCGGCAGCTTCCGCCTCGACGGTGACGATCCGTCGAAGCTCAGCGAGCCACAGCTGGCGCGCTTCCGCAATCAGCGCATCGGCTTCATCTTTCAAGAGCACCGGCTGTTGCCCCAGTACTCGGTGCTCGAGAACGTCTTGCTGCCGACCTTCGCCTTTCCGGGGGACCGCGAAGGCCAACTGGCGCGAGCGCGACAGCTCCTCGACCGGGTCGGCCTGAGCCCGCGCTTGAACCACCGGCCGGCGGAGCTCTCGGGTGGCGAGCGCCAGCGGGTGGCGGTGGCCCGGGCGCTGATCCAGAAGCCGCGCCTGCTGCTCTGTGACGAGCCCACCGGCAGCCTCGACGGCGCCACCGCCACCGCCGTCGCCGATCTCCTCTTCGAGCTCCACCGCGAAGAAGACAACGTGCTGGTGGTGGTCACTCACAGCCGCGAGCTGGCGGAGCGCTGCGAGCGCACCTGCCGGTTGACGGAAGGCCGATGCTCCGCGGCCTGA